DNA from Streptobacillus felis:
TTTCTTCAAAATATAAACTTAAACTTCCTGAAATAATAAGAGAAGAAGATGAAACAATAATACGTGTTTGGAAAATAGATTTAGAAAGAAAATTTGAAAAATTTTCTAACGATCAAAAAAAGATACTGTTTTTTCTAATTGAAAATCATTATATTACAAGAAGTTCTGCGGAAAAGAAATTAAATATAGATAAATATACTTTTAGAAATGTAATAAGTGAATTATTAGATGAAAAAATTATAGAAATAGAAGGTAAGGGGAGAGCTACGAAATATACTTTAAATAAAAATTCTGAAGAAAAATCATATAGTATGAAAAAAATGCTGAGATTTTTAGAAGATCAAATAAAAAAAATAAAATAATCGTGCGAAAATCGTGCGAAAAATCTCTGTAGACATTGTAAAATCAAGAAAAAAATCGTGCGAAAATCGTGCGAAATTAATTAGAAAGAGAATAAAAATGAATAAAATTTACAAATTAATTGCAGTACTGATAGTATTATCTATAGTAGGTATATACATATCATCAAAATACTATTATGAAAGAAGTTTTATGGCAACTATTGCTGAAATATATTTAAAAGTAACTAAATATGGAAATGTAACTCAAGAGGAAATGGAAGCTTGGTTAAAAGAAAGAGAAGAAATGGAAGAAAAACCATACGAACTTCCTAAAGGTTATGAAGATATATTAATTACTGAAGGAAGTGGGATGAAACTTTTAAATTTAAATCCTGATGGTAAAGGAGAGGTAGTACTTTATCTACATGGAGGTTCATATTTACATGATCCAGATCCTAATCATTTTAAATTTTTAAATAAATTAATACCTTCTACAGATATTAAGGTCATACTACCTGTATATCCTAAGGCTCCAAAAAATACCTTTAAGTATGCTTATGAAAAGGTAATAGAACTATATAAAGAGATGTCTAAGGATAAATCTGTAATACTTATGGGAGATAGTGCAGGAGGAGGATTTGTATTAGGTCTAGCTCAGGAAATAAAAAGATTAAATTTAAGAGAACCTAAAAAATTAATAGTAATATCACCTTGGGTAGATTTAACTATGGAAAATCCAGATATATTAGTATATGAAAAGGTAGATCCTTGGTTAAAATATTCAAAATCAGTACCTACAGCTAAATCATGGTCTGGTGGGGAAGATTTAAAAGATCCAAGACTTAGCCCTACATATGGGGATATTAGTGCTTTGAAAAATTTAACAATATTTATAGGGACAAGAGATATACTTTATCCTGATGTTAAGATACTTGCAGATAAAGTAAAAGATGTTAATCTAATAATAGGTAAAAACTTAAATCATGATTATCCATTTTTTCCTATACCTGAAGCCAAAGAAGCTATAAATCAAATAATTAGAATAGTAAATGAGGTAGAATAAATGAGAAAACAAACTATATGTAAAATAAATATATTAATGTTTGTTATTACAATAATAGTAAACTATTTAATAGCAACATCAAAATTTCCAGGACTAATGTCTCAAAAAGTTGTATCAAATATGTATGATACAGCAATTACGCCCATAGGATTTACATTCTCTATATGGGGTATTATCTACCTTTCTTTATTTATATCACTACTATTAATGTATAAAAATAATAGTATGGATAGAAAAGTAGCTATACTAAATATATTTATGTTAATAACTAATATATGTTGGAACATCCTATTTGGTTTATCTTTTATAGGCCTATCAGTAATTGCAATATTAATATACTGGATAATATTATTTGGTATATTACGTAGATATGGTATAGAAAAGAATATATACTCTATTTCATATGGTTTACATTTTGGTTGGATAACTATAGCAAGTGTGGTAAATATATATGCATATTTAGTTAGTATAAATTTTTCTCATTTAAGAGATAATAGGGATCTTTGGACTATATGTGCCATAGTTATTGTTTCTATAGCATCACTTCTACTTTCAAGATATTTTAAAAATGGCGCAATATCTTTAGCTATAGCTTGGGCGATATTTGGTATTCATAACAGGTATGATGTATATGTTAATTATCCGTTTATTGAAGAAATAATTAAAGGTTCATTTGCTATGTTATTTGCAGGTGCATTTGTAGCATTAATTTCAAAGCAAAGAAAAAAATAAATTATAAAAGAGATTAACCATGCCTATTCAAGGAATAAAACA
Protein-coding regions in this window:
- a CDS encoding alpha/beta hydrolase fold domain-containing protein; the protein is MNKIYKLIAVLIVLSIVGIYISSKYYYERSFMATIAEIYLKVTKYGNVTQEEMEAWLKEREEMEEKPYELPKGYEDILITEGSGMKLLNLNPDGKGEVVLYLHGGSYLHDPDPNHFKFLNKLIPSTDIKVILPVYPKAPKNTFKYAYEKVIELYKEMSKDKSVILMGDSAGGGFVLGLAQEIKRLNLREPKKLIVISPWVDLTMENPDILVYEKVDPWLKYSKSVPTAKSWSGGEDLKDPRLSPTYGDISALKNLTIFIGTRDILYPDVKILADKVKDVNLIIGKNLNHDYPFFPIPEAKEAINQIIRIVNEVE
- a CDS encoding tryptophan-rich sensory protein, with translation MRKQTICKINILMFVITIIVNYLIATSKFPGLMSQKVVSNMYDTAITPIGFTFSIWGIIYLSLFISLLLMYKNNSMDRKVAILNIFMLITNICWNILFGLSFIGLSVIAILIYWIILFGILRRYGIEKNIYSISYGLHFGWITIASVVNIYAYLVSINFSHLRDNRDLWTICAIVIVSIASLLLSRYFKNGAISLAIAWAIFGIHNRYDVYVNYPFIEEIIKGSFAMLFAGAFVALISKQRKK